The Primulina tabacum isolate GXHZ01 chromosome 16, ASM2559414v2, whole genome shotgun sequence genome window below encodes:
- the LOC142528757 gene encoding beta-galactosidase 17 isoform X2 — translation MARKRSLRRITVKIFVFLISLLVFGAFTPLPSLSHQSHLGKQKGNKFEISEDMFWKDGEPFRIIGGDLHYFRVHPEYWEDRLLRAKALGLNTIQTYVPWNLHEPIQEHLVFEGIADIVFFLKLCKKLDLLVMLRAGPYICGEWDLGGLPAWLLAKEPEIKLRSSDAAFLQLVEKWWSILLPKVSPLLYSNGGPVIMYQIENEFGSYGDDKAYLHYLVKLARRLLGDDIILYTTDGGSRETLEKGTIQGDAVFSAVDFTTGDDPWPIFKLQKEFNAPGKSPPLSAEFYTGWLTHWGENIASTDATQTATYLEKILSKNGSAVLYMAHGGTNFGFYSGANTGANESDYKPDLTSYDYDAPIKESGDVDNKKYKALRRVIAKYSSKPLISIPSDNEKTAYGRIKLDKISFLYDTIDYKNLFGAMESEIPKSMEAIGQMFGFVLYASEYAPNDYKNVLYIPKVHDRAQVFVSCADDSAKRPSYVGTITRWSTTTIDLPYVKCPSKIKLLILIENMGRLNYGPYIFDKKEMEFLEKSDSNKLKDQEKFNIEPAFYTGHFNIDKVSDTFLSFKGWNKGVAFVNDFNVGRFWPSIGPQCTLYIPAPILQEGENILVILELESPNPDLFVRSISQPDFTCGPATLKVG, via the exons ATGGCGAGAAAGAGAAGTCTGAGAAGAATTACGGTCAAAATATTCGTTTTCTTGATATCCCTTTTGGTTTTTGGTGCGTTTACCCCTCTCCCATCTCTCTCCCATCAATCTCATCTGGGTAAA caaaaaggaaacAAATTTGAGATATCGGAGGACATGTTTTGGAAAGATGGGGAGCCATTTAGGATCATAGGTGGTGACTTGCATTATTTCCGGGTGCATCCTGAG TATTGGGAAGATAGACTGCTGAGGGCTAAGGCGTTGGGCTTGAATACAATTCAGACCTATGTTCCATGGAATTTGCATGAGCCGATACAGGAGCATCTGGTGTTTGAAGGCATTGCAGATATTGTTTTCTTTCTGAAGCTCTGCAAGAAATTGGATTTATTGGTTATGCTGCGTGCTGGGCCTTATATTTGTGGAG AGTGGGATTTGGGAGGCTTGCCTGCTTGGTTGCTTGCCAAAGAGCCTGAGATCAAGCTTAGATCATCAGATGCCGCCTTCCTTCAACTG GTGGAAAAATGGTGGTCTATCCTACTTCCAAAAGTGTCTCCTCTTCTTTACAGCAATGGAGGTCCTGTTATAATGTACCAG ATTGAGAATGAATTCGGCTCATATGGGGATGACAAAGCTTACTTGCATTATTTGGTTAAACTTGCACGGCGGCTCCTTGGAGATGATATCATATT GTATACTACAGATGGAGGTTCGAGAGAAACTCTTGAGAAAGGAACAATTCAAGGAGATGCTGTTTTCTCTG CCGTTGACTTCACTACTGGAGATGATCCATGGCCCATATTTAAGCTGCAAAAAGAGTTTAATGCACCAGGAAAATCGCCACCACTCTCAGC CGAATTCTATACTGGTTGGCTCACTCATTGGGGAGAGAATATTGCAAGCACTGATGCAACTCAAACTGCAACTTATTTGGAAAAGATTTTGTCAAAGAATGGGTCTGCTGTCCTCTAT ATGGCACATGGTGGCACAAACTTTGGATTTTATAGTGGTGCCAACACCGGAGCAAATGAGTCCGACTACAAGCCTGACCTTACATCTTATGATTAT GATGCGCCTATCAAGGAATCTGGAGATGTGGACAACAAAAAGTACAAAG CTTTGAGAAGGGTCATTGCTAAATATAGTTCGAAGCCTCTCATTTCAATTCCTTCAGATAATGAAAAGACGGCTTATGGACGTATTAAGCTggataaaatttcatttttgtaTGATACGATTGATTATAAAAATCTATTTGgtgcgatggaatctgagattcCCAAATCAATGGAGGCCATTGGACAG ATGTTCGGTTTTGTGTTATATGCCTCTGAGTACGCTCCAAATGACTACAAAAATGTGTTGTACATACCCAAG GTGCATGACAGAGCTCAAGTGTTTGTTTCATGTGCTGACGATAGTGCAAAAAGGCCGTCATATGTTGGCACTATCACAAGATGGTCTACTACAACAATTGACCTGCCTTATGTAAAATGCCCATCCAAAATTAAGTTATTGATCTTG ATCGAAAACATGGGACGCTTGAATTATGGACCTTATATTTTTGACAAAAAGG AAATGGAATTTCTGGAAAAATCTGACAGCAACAAATTAAAAGACCAAGAAA AATTTAATATTGAACCAGCATTTTACACTGGTCATTTCAATATTGACAAAGTCTCAGACACATTCCTGTCATTCAAAGGTTGGAACAAAGGAGTTGCATTTGTGAATGATTTCAACGTTGGACGTTTTTGGCCG TCCATTGGACCACAATGCACCCTTTATATTCCGGCTCCAATTCTTCAAGAAGGAGAAAATATTTTG GTGATCCTGGAGTTGGAATCACCGAACCCTGATCTATTTGTGAGGTCGATTAGCCAACCGGACTTCACTTGTGGTCCTGCGACTTTGAAGGTTGGTTGA
- the LOC142528757 gene encoding beta-galactosidase 17 isoform X1: MARKRSLRRITVKIFVFLISLLVFGAFTPLPSLSHQSHLGKQKGNKFEISEDMFWKDGEPFRIIGGDLHYFRVHPEYWEDRLLRAKALGLNTIQTYVPWNLHEPIQEHLVFEGIADIVFFLKLCKKLDLLVMLRAGPYICGEWDLGGLPAWLLAKEPEIKLRSSDAAFLQLVEKWWSILLPKVSPLLYSNGGPVIMYQIENEFGSYGDDKAYLHYLVKLARRLLGDDIILYTTDGGSRETLEKGTIQGDAVFSAVDFTTGDDPWPIFKLQKEFNAPGKSPPLSAEFYTGWLTHWGENIASTDATQTATYLEKILSKNGSAVLYMAHGGTNFGFYSGANTGANESDYKPDLTSYDYDAPIKESGDVDNKKYKALRRVIAKYSSKPLISIPSDNEKTAYGRIKLDKISFLYDTIDYKNLFGAMESEIPKSMEAIGQMFGFVLYASEYAPNDYKNVLYIPKVHDRAQVFVSCADDSAKRPSYVGTITRWSTTTIDLPYVKCPSKIKLLILIENMGRLNYGPYIFDKKGILSSVYVNSRPLYKWKMISIPLQNLNESKRINPITLNAEMEFLEKSDSNKLKDQEKFNIEPAFYTGHFNIDKVSDTFLSFKGWNKGVAFVNDFNVGRFWPSIGPQCTLYIPAPILQEGENILVILELESPNPDLFVRSISQPDFTCGPATLKVG, encoded by the exons ATGGCGAGAAAGAGAAGTCTGAGAAGAATTACGGTCAAAATATTCGTTTTCTTGATATCCCTTTTGGTTTTTGGTGCGTTTACCCCTCTCCCATCTCTCTCCCATCAATCTCATCTGGGTAAA caaaaaggaaacAAATTTGAGATATCGGAGGACATGTTTTGGAAAGATGGGGAGCCATTTAGGATCATAGGTGGTGACTTGCATTATTTCCGGGTGCATCCTGAG TATTGGGAAGATAGACTGCTGAGGGCTAAGGCGTTGGGCTTGAATACAATTCAGACCTATGTTCCATGGAATTTGCATGAGCCGATACAGGAGCATCTGGTGTTTGAAGGCATTGCAGATATTGTTTTCTTTCTGAAGCTCTGCAAGAAATTGGATTTATTGGTTATGCTGCGTGCTGGGCCTTATATTTGTGGAG AGTGGGATTTGGGAGGCTTGCCTGCTTGGTTGCTTGCCAAAGAGCCTGAGATCAAGCTTAGATCATCAGATGCCGCCTTCCTTCAACTG GTGGAAAAATGGTGGTCTATCCTACTTCCAAAAGTGTCTCCTCTTCTTTACAGCAATGGAGGTCCTGTTATAATGTACCAG ATTGAGAATGAATTCGGCTCATATGGGGATGACAAAGCTTACTTGCATTATTTGGTTAAACTTGCACGGCGGCTCCTTGGAGATGATATCATATT GTATACTACAGATGGAGGTTCGAGAGAAACTCTTGAGAAAGGAACAATTCAAGGAGATGCTGTTTTCTCTG CCGTTGACTTCACTACTGGAGATGATCCATGGCCCATATTTAAGCTGCAAAAAGAGTTTAATGCACCAGGAAAATCGCCACCACTCTCAGC CGAATTCTATACTGGTTGGCTCACTCATTGGGGAGAGAATATTGCAAGCACTGATGCAACTCAAACTGCAACTTATTTGGAAAAGATTTTGTCAAAGAATGGGTCTGCTGTCCTCTAT ATGGCACATGGTGGCACAAACTTTGGATTTTATAGTGGTGCCAACACCGGAGCAAATGAGTCCGACTACAAGCCTGACCTTACATCTTATGATTAT GATGCGCCTATCAAGGAATCTGGAGATGTGGACAACAAAAAGTACAAAG CTTTGAGAAGGGTCATTGCTAAATATAGTTCGAAGCCTCTCATTTCAATTCCTTCAGATAATGAAAAGACGGCTTATGGACGTATTAAGCTggataaaatttcatttttgtaTGATACGATTGATTATAAAAATCTATTTGgtgcgatggaatctgagattcCCAAATCAATGGAGGCCATTGGACAG ATGTTCGGTTTTGTGTTATATGCCTCTGAGTACGCTCCAAATGACTACAAAAATGTGTTGTACATACCCAAG GTGCATGACAGAGCTCAAGTGTTTGTTTCATGTGCTGACGATAGTGCAAAAAGGCCGTCATATGTTGGCACTATCACAAGATGGTCTACTACAACAATTGACCTGCCTTATGTAAAATGCCCATCCAAAATTAAGTTATTGATCTTG ATCGAAAACATGGGACGCTTGAATTATGGACCTTATATTTTTGACAAAAAG GGTATTTTATCTTCTGTTTACGTGAACTCGAGGCCTCTGTATAAATGGAAAATGATTTCCATCCCTCtccaaaatttaaatgaaaGCAAAAGGATTAATCCCATCACTCTGAATGCAGAAATGGAATTTCTGGAAAAATCTGACAGCAACAAATTAAAAGACCAAGAAA AATTTAATATTGAACCAGCATTTTACACTGGTCATTTCAATATTGACAAAGTCTCAGACACATTCCTGTCATTCAAAGGTTGGAACAAAGGAGTTGCATTTGTGAATGATTTCAACGTTGGACGTTTTTGGCCG TCCATTGGACCACAATGCACCCTTTATATTCCGGCTCCAATTCTTCAAGAAGGAGAAAATATTTTG GTGATCCTGGAGTTGGAATCACCGAACCCTGATCTATTTGTGAGGTCGATTAGCCAACCGGACTTCACTTGTGGTCCTGCGACTTTGAAGGTTGGTTGA
- the LOC142528757 gene encoding beta-galactosidase 17 isoform X3: MARKRSLRRITVKIFVFLISLLVFGAFTPLPSLSHQSHLGKQKGNKFEISEDMFWKDGEPFRIIGGDLHYFRVHPEYWEDRLLRAKALGLNTIQTYVPWNLHEPIQEHLVFEGIADIVFFLKLCKKLDLLVMLRAGPYICGEWDLGGLPAWLLAKEPEIKLRSSDAAFLQLVEKWWSILLPKVSPLLYSNGGPVIMYQIENEFGSYGDDKAYLHYLVKLARRLLGDDIILYTTDGGSRETLEKGTIQGDAVFSAVDFTTGDDPWPIFKLQKEFNAPGKSPPLSAEFYTGWLTHWGENIASTDATQTATYLEKILSKNGSAVLYMAHGGTNFGFYSGANTGANESDYKPDLTSYDYDAPIKESGDVDNKKYKALRRVIAKYSSKPLISIPSDNEKTAYGRIKLDKISFLYDTIDYKNLFGAMESEIPKSMEAIGQMFGFVLYASEYAPNDYKNVLYIPKVHDRAQVFVSCADDSAKRPSYVGTITRWSTTTIDLPYVKCPSKIKLLILIENMGRLNYGPYIFDKKGILSSVYVNSRPLYKWKMISIPLQNLNESKRINPITLNAEMEFLEKSDSNKLKDQERSWFCLCFLASSNMS; encoded by the exons ATGGCGAGAAAGAGAAGTCTGAGAAGAATTACGGTCAAAATATTCGTTTTCTTGATATCCCTTTTGGTTTTTGGTGCGTTTACCCCTCTCCCATCTCTCTCCCATCAATCTCATCTGGGTAAA caaaaaggaaacAAATTTGAGATATCGGAGGACATGTTTTGGAAAGATGGGGAGCCATTTAGGATCATAGGTGGTGACTTGCATTATTTCCGGGTGCATCCTGAG TATTGGGAAGATAGACTGCTGAGGGCTAAGGCGTTGGGCTTGAATACAATTCAGACCTATGTTCCATGGAATTTGCATGAGCCGATACAGGAGCATCTGGTGTTTGAAGGCATTGCAGATATTGTTTTCTTTCTGAAGCTCTGCAAGAAATTGGATTTATTGGTTATGCTGCGTGCTGGGCCTTATATTTGTGGAG AGTGGGATTTGGGAGGCTTGCCTGCTTGGTTGCTTGCCAAAGAGCCTGAGATCAAGCTTAGATCATCAGATGCCGCCTTCCTTCAACTG GTGGAAAAATGGTGGTCTATCCTACTTCCAAAAGTGTCTCCTCTTCTTTACAGCAATGGAGGTCCTGTTATAATGTACCAG ATTGAGAATGAATTCGGCTCATATGGGGATGACAAAGCTTACTTGCATTATTTGGTTAAACTTGCACGGCGGCTCCTTGGAGATGATATCATATT GTATACTACAGATGGAGGTTCGAGAGAAACTCTTGAGAAAGGAACAATTCAAGGAGATGCTGTTTTCTCTG CCGTTGACTTCACTACTGGAGATGATCCATGGCCCATATTTAAGCTGCAAAAAGAGTTTAATGCACCAGGAAAATCGCCACCACTCTCAGC CGAATTCTATACTGGTTGGCTCACTCATTGGGGAGAGAATATTGCAAGCACTGATGCAACTCAAACTGCAACTTATTTGGAAAAGATTTTGTCAAAGAATGGGTCTGCTGTCCTCTAT ATGGCACATGGTGGCACAAACTTTGGATTTTATAGTGGTGCCAACACCGGAGCAAATGAGTCCGACTACAAGCCTGACCTTACATCTTATGATTAT GATGCGCCTATCAAGGAATCTGGAGATGTGGACAACAAAAAGTACAAAG CTTTGAGAAGGGTCATTGCTAAATATAGTTCGAAGCCTCTCATTTCAATTCCTTCAGATAATGAAAAGACGGCTTATGGACGTATTAAGCTggataaaatttcatttttgtaTGATACGATTGATTATAAAAATCTATTTGgtgcgatggaatctgagattcCCAAATCAATGGAGGCCATTGGACAG ATGTTCGGTTTTGTGTTATATGCCTCTGAGTACGCTCCAAATGACTACAAAAATGTGTTGTACATACCCAAG GTGCATGACAGAGCTCAAGTGTTTGTTTCATGTGCTGACGATAGTGCAAAAAGGCCGTCATATGTTGGCACTATCACAAGATGGTCTACTACAACAATTGACCTGCCTTATGTAAAATGCCCATCCAAAATTAAGTTATTGATCTTG ATCGAAAACATGGGACGCTTGAATTATGGACCTTATATTTTTGACAAAAAG GGTATTTTATCTTCTGTTTACGTGAACTCGAGGCCTCTGTATAAATGGAAAATGATTTCCATCCCTCtccaaaatttaaatgaaaGCAAAAGGATTAATCCCATCACTCTGAATGCAGAAATGGAATTTCTGGAAAAATCTGACAGCAACAAATTAAAAGACCAAGAAA GATCATGGTTCTGCCTCTGTTTTTTGGCCTCGAGCAACATGTCTTAA
- the LOC142528757 gene encoding beta-galactosidase 17 isoform X4, producing the protein MARKRSLRRITVKIFVFLISLLVFGAFTPLPSLSHQSHLGKQKGNKFEISEDMFWKDGEPFRIIGGDLHYFRVHPEYWEDRLLRAKALGLNTIQTYVPWNLHEPIQEHLVFEGIADIVFFLKLCKKLDLLVMLRAGPYICGEWDLGGLPAWLLAKEPEIKLRSSDAAFLQLVEKWWSILLPKVSPLLYSNGGPVIMYQIENEFGSYGDDKAYLHYLVKLARRLLGDDIILYTTDGGSRETLEKGTIQGDAVFSAVDFTTGDDPWPIFKLQKEFNAPGKSPPLSAEFYTGWLTHWGENIASTDATQTATYLEKILSKNGSAVLYMAHGGTNFGFYSGANTGANESDYKPDLTSYDYDAPIKESGDVDNKKYKALRRVIAKYSSKPLISIPSDNEKTAYGRIKLDKISFLYDTIDYKNLFGAMESEIPKSMEAIGQMFGFVLYASEYAPNDYKNVLYIPKVHDRAQVFVSCADDSAKRPSYVGTITRWSTTTIDLPYVKCPSKIKLLILIENMGRLNYGPYIFDKKEMEFLEKSDSNKLKDQERSWFCLCFLASSNMS; encoded by the exons ATGGCGAGAAAGAGAAGTCTGAGAAGAATTACGGTCAAAATATTCGTTTTCTTGATATCCCTTTTGGTTTTTGGTGCGTTTACCCCTCTCCCATCTCTCTCCCATCAATCTCATCTGGGTAAA caaaaaggaaacAAATTTGAGATATCGGAGGACATGTTTTGGAAAGATGGGGAGCCATTTAGGATCATAGGTGGTGACTTGCATTATTTCCGGGTGCATCCTGAG TATTGGGAAGATAGACTGCTGAGGGCTAAGGCGTTGGGCTTGAATACAATTCAGACCTATGTTCCATGGAATTTGCATGAGCCGATACAGGAGCATCTGGTGTTTGAAGGCATTGCAGATATTGTTTTCTTTCTGAAGCTCTGCAAGAAATTGGATTTATTGGTTATGCTGCGTGCTGGGCCTTATATTTGTGGAG AGTGGGATTTGGGAGGCTTGCCTGCTTGGTTGCTTGCCAAAGAGCCTGAGATCAAGCTTAGATCATCAGATGCCGCCTTCCTTCAACTG GTGGAAAAATGGTGGTCTATCCTACTTCCAAAAGTGTCTCCTCTTCTTTACAGCAATGGAGGTCCTGTTATAATGTACCAG ATTGAGAATGAATTCGGCTCATATGGGGATGACAAAGCTTACTTGCATTATTTGGTTAAACTTGCACGGCGGCTCCTTGGAGATGATATCATATT GTATACTACAGATGGAGGTTCGAGAGAAACTCTTGAGAAAGGAACAATTCAAGGAGATGCTGTTTTCTCTG CCGTTGACTTCACTACTGGAGATGATCCATGGCCCATATTTAAGCTGCAAAAAGAGTTTAATGCACCAGGAAAATCGCCACCACTCTCAGC CGAATTCTATACTGGTTGGCTCACTCATTGGGGAGAGAATATTGCAAGCACTGATGCAACTCAAACTGCAACTTATTTGGAAAAGATTTTGTCAAAGAATGGGTCTGCTGTCCTCTAT ATGGCACATGGTGGCACAAACTTTGGATTTTATAGTGGTGCCAACACCGGAGCAAATGAGTCCGACTACAAGCCTGACCTTACATCTTATGATTAT GATGCGCCTATCAAGGAATCTGGAGATGTGGACAACAAAAAGTACAAAG CTTTGAGAAGGGTCATTGCTAAATATAGTTCGAAGCCTCTCATTTCAATTCCTTCAGATAATGAAAAGACGGCTTATGGACGTATTAAGCTggataaaatttcatttttgtaTGATACGATTGATTATAAAAATCTATTTGgtgcgatggaatctgagattcCCAAATCAATGGAGGCCATTGGACAG ATGTTCGGTTTTGTGTTATATGCCTCTGAGTACGCTCCAAATGACTACAAAAATGTGTTGTACATACCCAAG GTGCATGACAGAGCTCAAGTGTTTGTTTCATGTGCTGACGATAGTGCAAAAAGGCCGTCATATGTTGGCACTATCACAAGATGGTCTACTACAACAATTGACCTGCCTTATGTAAAATGCCCATCCAAAATTAAGTTATTGATCTTG ATCGAAAACATGGGACGCTTGAATTATGGACCTTATATTTTTGACAAAAAGG AAATGGAATTTCTGGAAAAATCTGACAGCAACAAATTAAAAGACCAAGAAA GATCATGGTTCTGCCTCTGTTTTTTGGCCTCGAGCAACATGTCTTAA
- the LOC142528861 gene encoding protein indeterminate-domain 7-like, giving the protein MMKSLASIQQTPAEENMSNLTTASGEASVSSSNRNDNGGMYHPLHNFQPTNQPQPQPIKKKRNQPGHPDPDAEVIALSPRTLLATNRFVCEICNKGFQRDQNLQLHRRGHNLPWKLKQRTSKEIRKKVYVCPESSCVHHDPSRALGDLTGIKKHFCRKHGDKKWKCEKCSKRYAVQSDWKAHSKICGTKEYRCDCGTIFSRRDSFITHRAFCDALAEENSRNNTIPFQAVAGASHHINLQQIQSQFNNTNDLPFPIKKEQQNFSLRPEIPPWLSCSSFLGPQPIDLTSSTTPSSLFQGFQHNQDHQNPNPNPSSSLGPAALPPYHHPQPHLSATALLQKAAQMGAKGISNQCASPAGVFIRPHQTHMSAAGDPGQNITSGFGLNLSSRDEFINGLTSFGNKAAAMTGVGSSTGPGASGGDPSNNNIININNINNNDNNNKPLSSSSSSFLHEMIMHPGHPLSSSSGFDGSAFDEDINAFGGILNHRVAAKKARGGSNGVNHEGTGGNDGLTRDFLGLRHLSRSEILSLTGLSNCMNKSAGAACAQNNDGNQTQKSWQD; this is encoded by the exons atgatgaaaagtttGGCATCCATTCAACAAACTCCCGCGGAAGAAAACATGTCTAATTTGACTACTGCATCTGGTGAAGCTAGTGTTTCTTCAAGTAACAGGAACGACAATGGTGGAATGTACCATCCACTCCATAATTTTCAACCCACAAATCAACCTCAGCCACAGCCAATCAAGAAAAAGAGAAACCAACCAGGCCATCCAG ACCCTGATGCAGAAGTGATAGCTTTGTCACCAAGAACCCTCTTGGCAACCAACAGATTTGTGTGTGAAATCTGCAACAAAGGGTTTCAAAGGGACCAAAACCTGCAGCTTCACAGAAGAGGACACAATCTGCCATGGAAGCTGAAGCAAAGAACAAGCAAAGAGATAAGGAAAAAAGTGTATGTTTGCCCAGAAAGCAGCTGTGTCCACCATGATCCATCAAGGGCATTGGGAGATTTGACAGGAATCAAGAAACACTTTTGTAGAAAACATGGGGATAAGAAATGGAAATGTGAGAAATGCTCAAAGAGGTATGCGGTTCAATCAGACTGGAAAGCGCACTCAAAGATTTGTGGCACCAAGGAATACAGATGTGATTGTGGAACTATCTTCTCCAG GAGAGATAGCTTTATCACACACAGAGCTTTTTGTGATGCTCTAGCAgaagaaaattcaagaaataaCACAATCCCATTTCAAGCTGTCGCAGGAGCATCTCATCACATAAATCTCCAACAAATTCAATCCCAGTTCAATAACACAAATGATCTCCCATTTCCCATCAAGAAAGAGCAACAAAATTTCAGCCTAAGGCCAGAGATCCCACCATGGCTATCTTGCTCATCATTTCTTGGCCCACAACCCATTGACCTCACCAGCAGTACCACTCCATCATCACTCTTTCAAGGCTTTCAACACAACCAAGATCATCAGAATCCAAACCCAAACCCTAGCAGCAGCTTGGGCCCCGCCGCCCTACCCCCTTACCACCACCCCCAGCCACACCTCTCAGCAACTGCATTGCTGCAGAAAGCAGCACAGATGGGCGCAAAAGGCATCAGCAACCAATGTGCATCACCCGCGGGTGTGTTTATCAGGCCCCACCAAACTCACATGTCTGCTGCTGGTGATCCTGGTCAAAATATAACATCTGGTTTTGGTTTAAACTTGTCTTCACGTGatgagttcatcaatggcttgactTCATTTGGGAATAAAGCTGCAGCAATGACAGGTGTTGGTAGTAGTACAGGACCAGGTGCATCAGGAGGTGACCCTAGCAACAACAATATCATTAATATtaacaatattaataataatgataataacaataagcctctttcttcttcatcatcttctttcCTCCATGAAATGATAATGCACCCCGGCCATCCTCTATCTTCGAGCTCTGGATTTGACGGGTCAGCATTTGATGAAGACATtaacgcatttggtggaatctTGAATCATCGTGTCGCAGCAAAGAAAGCTCGTGGGGGAAGCAATGGCGTAAATCATGAAGGTACTGGTGGAAACGATGGGTTGACAAGGGATTTCTTGGGACTGAGGCATTTGTCTCGAAGTGAAATTCTAAGTTTGACTGGTTTGAGCAACTGCATGAACAAAAGCGCTGGTGCTGCATGTGCTCAGAATAATGATGGAAATCAAACCCAAAAATCTTGGCAAGATTAA